A genomic stretch from Kogia breviceps isolate mKogBre1 chromosome 1, mKogBre1 haplotype 1, whole genome shotgun sequence includes:
- the LOC131761242 gene encoding Golgi-associated RAB2 interactor protein 4-like, translating to MSGDSLLPYHTAQSSTGLGLFKSTMGELQQQLHNGEYDIFKYAPIFESDFIQITKRGHVIDMHNCVCTVTVGIASTSPVLPLPDIMLLARRATGCEQHAEHSQPTKGKSHKVAKTLELTRLLPLKFVRISTHDRDKRQLRVKFATGRSFYLQLCAPLDAQEDLFAYWEELIYLLRPPLDGHSRTYAVPAGDMICRTLFEEEEEDGRSPAVEDFQGEWDEDQVSIRSLHTPSEVAAVGSAAFAGGEGIQLDSHKPDTMSDVATAKAKPTVLDKESASRATTKVETAGVAGGTAAGALSVAEIQSPAPEEQSAAIAATASKGPGASK from the coding sequence atgagtggggactctctgctcccgtatcacacggcccagagcagcaccgggctgggcctgttcaaaagcaccatgggggagctgcagcagcaactgcACAACGGCGAATACGACATATTCAAGTACGCGCCGATATTCGAGAGCGACTTTATCCAGATCACGAAGAGGGGACACGTGATTGACATGCACAACTGTGTCTGCACGGTGACCGTGGGCATCGCATCCACCAGCCccgtcctcccactcccagacatcatgctgctggcccgacgggccaccggctgtgaacagcacgctgagcacagccagcccaccaaggggaagagccacaaggttgccaaaaccttagagctcaccaggctccttcccttgaagTTTGTAAGGATCTCCACACACGATCGTGACAAACGACAGCTGCGCGTGAAGTTTGCCACTGGCCGCTCCTTCTACCTGCAGCTGTGTgcccctctggacgcgcaggaagacctcttcgcctactgggaagagctgatttacctcctgcgaccaccattggacggtcacagccgcacctacgctgttccagccggggacatgatctgcaggactctgttcgaggaggaggaggaggacgggaggagcccggcagtggaggatttccaaggagagtgggatgaggaccaggtgagcatcaggagcctccacacgccctctgaggtggccgcggtcgggtctgcagcttttgctggcggggaggggatccaactggactcccacaagcccgataccatgtccgatgtggccactgccaaagcaaaacctacagtgcttgacaaagagtcagcatcgcgggcaacgacaaaggtggagacagcaggggtggcaggcggcaccgcagcgggtgctttgagcgtggcagagatccagtctcctgcccccgaagagcagagcgcggccatagcagccacagccagcaagggtccaggagcaagtaaa
- the LOC131755306 gene encoding ATP-binding cassette sub-family C member 6-like, producing the protein MRVRKETAAQNGGNRVRGRLVQSALASCDFGGATGWKLLGPKDLWSLGRENSSEELVSQLEKEWTRNRSAAQRHTKATPFKRKGNHGAETPETETLLQQQGGKRGPLLRAIWQVGRSTFLLGTLSLIISDVFRFTVPKLLSLFLEFIGDPKTPAWKGCLLAMLMFLSACLQTLFEQQHMYRLKVLQMRLRMAIMGLVYRKVLALSSSSRKASAVGDVVNLVSVDVQRLTESITYLNGLWLPLIWIIICFLYLWQVFWGRESWDLS; encoded by the exons ATGCGCGTGCGCAAAGAAACCGCCGCCCAAAACGGCGGAAACCGTGTGCGTGGGCGGTTGGTCCAGTCGGCGCTGGCCTCCTGCGAT TTTGGAGGGGCTACTGGATGGAAGCTGCTGGGACCAAAAGACCTCTGGTCGCTTGGGAGAGAAAACTCCTCAGAAGAACTTGTTTCCCAGCTTGAAAAGGAATGGACAAGGAACCGCAGCGCAGCCCAGCG GCACACCAAGGCGACAccatttaaaaggaaaggaaaccacgGTGCGGAGACCCCAGAGACGGAGACCCTCCTGCAGCAACAAGGGGGCAAGAGGGGCCCACTGCTGAGGGCCATCTGGCAGGTGGGCCGCTCCACCTTCCTCCTggggaccctcagcctcatcatcAGTGACGTCTTCAGGTTCACGGTGCCCAAGCTCCTCAG CCTCTTCCTGGAGTTTATTGGTGACCCCAAGACCCCAGCCTGGAAGGGCTGTCTTCTCGCCATGCTGATGttcctctctgcctgcctgcaAACACTGTTCGAGCAGCAGCACATGTACAGACTCAAGGTGCTACAGATGAGGCTGCGAATGGCCATCATGGGCCTGGTGTACAGAAAG GTCCTGGCTCTGTCCAGCAGCTCCAGAAAGGCCAGCGCAGTGGGGGACGTGGTCAACCTGGTGTCTGTGGATGTGCAGCGGCTGACTGAGAGCATCACCTACCTCAACGGGCTGTGGCTGCCGCTCATCTGGATCATCATCTGCTTTCTCTACCTCTGGCAGGTGTTCTGGGGCagagagagctgggatttgagttgA